The Bradyrhizobium sp. LLZ17 genomic sequence GCATGCTGATCCTCATCGGGCTGCTGATCCTGCTACCGTTGGTGGGTTCCCAGTTCGGTCTAAATCTTGATGTTATTTCAGCAATACTGCGAACGTTGACCGGATATGTGATTCAGGCTGTTCTCTTGCTGACCGGCAATGCGTAGTTGATGCAGGACTTTGAAGACAAACCCGAAGGGCCCGAGGCCAACTTGGTCAAAGCTGCTGATATGCTGATCGCGCGACGCGCCGACACCCGTGCCCGCGCCGATTTCGCCACCTGGAAGATGATGGCCAAGCTCAACGGCCTGTCAGCCCTGCCTGCGGACGCGCAGGGCTTTCTCGCCGGCTACAAGAACCTGCTGGAGCGGACGAGCGAGGCCGAAGCGACCGAGGCCTGCATCGCTGAGGTCTACAAGGCCTACTATCTGGAGATGGGCGGCGGCGGAAACCCGCCCGACGTCCGCCCGCGGCCTGCGGAGCCGGTGGCGGACAATGTTACCGCGTTCCGGCGCCCCGCGCCCAAGCCGAAGAAGACCCGGACATTCGGCGCCGCGACGTTTGGCGGAGCCCAGAAGCGCCCGCTGCCGGTGGCGCTGATCTTCGCCTGCCTCGTGGTGGTCTACGTCTCGATCCAGTATTACTGGCGCTGACGGCGACCTGACTATTTCGGTTTCTTGAAGTTCACGGGCAGGCTGAAGGAAAACTCATCGTCCGTCAGCTCGGCCGGCGGAGCGGGCACAGGATCCGAGCGACGCACCATTGATATGGCCGCGTCGTCGAAGGCTGGATCCCCTGAAGACTCCGCGACATTCACGGACACCACATTACCACGCCGGTTCAGGACCAGGCTGAGCTTGACCGTCGTCGTCTTGCTCTTGTCCTTGGGATAGCGCTTGTGGATCTCGAAATAGGCGCTGATCCGCTTGCCCCAGTCGGCCGTCAGCTTGCGAGCGTCCTTGCCGATGCCCTGGTGCGGCGCGGCCGCTTTCTCATCCTCGCGCGCGTTCTCGTCTAGCGCCTGTCTCGCCGACTCCACGGCATTCGGCATTTCCTCGACAGCCTGGGTTTCGACCTTGGCCACCTTCGTGCTGTCCTCAACCGGCTTCTTGGAATCGTTCTCGGTAACGAGCCGGTCCGGGTCTTCGGCTTCCTGGGGTTGATCCTTCGGCAGATCGGTCTCTTTGACCTCGGCCTGCTGCTGCATTTGCTGCGGCTGGAATTGCGAGGCCTCACTGTCCGGCCCGGGCGGCAGATCCGTTTCCGGAAGCTTTGGCGAGGTCATTTCGACGGCATATTCCGCCCCGTTGGCCCCAAGGCCATCGTCTCCGTCGTCACTGCGCAGGTTCGCAAGCGCCAGCGCGGCCCCGCCAAGATGCAGCACAAGCGCGGCGAGGGCGGCCAGTATCCACAGCCGCCGGGATGGTTTTGCCTCGATCAGAGGATCAGACATCGCGCTGCCATCAGGGCTGGGCTGCCCCTTGCGACGGCGCAGCCGCCGCAGGAGCCGCTTCGAGCGCCACCAGCTTGACCCTAGAATAACCGCCGGCGCGCAGGATTTCCATGACTCCCATCAACTCGCCGTAAGGCACGACCTTGTCGGCGCGCAGGAACACATATTTGTCCTTGCTCATGTCGGCGATCCCGTCGAGCGAGCTGACCAGATCGGTTCGCTTGACCGGATTTTCTCCGATGGCGAGCGTCAGATCGGGCTTGATGCTGACATAGGTCGGCTTGTCCGGCTTCTTCTGCGGCGTTGCGCTCGACGTCGGCAGGTCGATCGGCAGATCGACCGTCGACAACGGTGCTGCGACCATGAAGATGATCAGCAGCACCAGAATGACGTCGATGAACGGCGTGACGTTGATGTCATGCGTCTCGGCGAAGTCGTCGTCGTCGAGATCGTTATCAGCGATCGAAGTGCCCATCGTTTACTCCGCTGCGCGCGAATGCGCGCTGCCGTGGCTGCGGTCGAGATCGCGCGACAACAGCCGCGCCGACGCACCGGAGGCGCGGCTGACGAGTTCGAGATAGCTCTTCGTCATGCGCGCGAAGTGGTTATAGATGATCACCGCGGGAATCGCCGCGACGAGGCCGATCGCGGTGGCGAGCAGCGCTTCGGCAATGCCCGGCGCGACCACGGCGAGGTTCGTGGTCTGCGATTTCGAGATGCCGATGAAGCTGTTCATGATGCCCCAGACCGTGCCGAACAGACCGACGAAGGGCGACGTGGCGCCGATCGTCGCGAGCACGCCCATGCCGAAGCGGATGCGCCGCTGTTCCGCGCGCACGATCTCGGCAAAGCTCGACGTCGCTCGCTCCTTGATGCCGGTATCGCTGGAGATGCCGGCCGACATCCGCGCCTCACGCAGCGCCGCCGCGAGGAAGGACGGCAGGACGCCCTGCTTGGCGCCAATTGCCATCTGCGCTTCCGCGAGCGACCGCGCCTCGGCGATCTTCCTCAGCGCTGACCGCAGCTTGGCCGAGGCGACCGACAGCTCGATCGATTTCGCAATGAAAATTGTCCAGGTCGCGAGCGAGGCGAAGGCAAGCCCGATCATCACCGCCTTCACGATGATGTCCGCCGACATGAACATCACCCAGGGGGACAATTCCTTCATCCCCGGCGCGGTCGATTTTGGCGCCCGGCCGGCTGCGTCGTCGGACGGTGGGGCCACCGCCAGCGCATCGGTCGAGGCCGCGCCCGGCGCGGGCGTCGAGACCACGGGTGCAGCCGCCACCGGTGCTACCGGCACTACCGCGCTCGGCTGCGAAGCCGCAGCCGGCCGAGGGCGGCTGCCGCCGGCTGGGTTTGTTGCTGGGCGGAAACAGGGGCTGCGAGCGAGGCCATGAGCATCACGGCTGCGACAAGACTTGCCTGGAATGATGTGATCTTCATACTTCGGCCCAGTAGCGAATGAGGTTGTGATAGATACCCGTCAATTTGACCGTTTCGGGATCGTCACGCCCGAGCCGTGCCATCAGTGCCTGAATGGCGGTATCGAGGTCAAAGATCATGCTGCGGGCTTGATCGTCCCGTATCATGCTCTGGAGCCAGAAGAAAGATGCAACCCGCGCCCCCCGGGTCACCGGGGTGACGAGATGCAGGCTGGTCGAGGGATAGAGCACGCAGTCCCCGGCTGGCAACTTGACCTGGTGCGAGCCGTAGCTGTCCTCGATCACAAGTTCGCCACCATCATACTCCTCGGGCTCGCTGAGGAACAGCGTGACCGACAGGTCTGTGCGGATGCGAAGGCCGGTCAGCCGGTCGCCGCGGATGGCGTTGTCGACATGCAAGCCGAAATGATGGCCGCTGCTCGCCGCGTAACGGTTGAACAGCGGCGGGAAGATCTGGAGCGGGATCGCCGCCGCCAGAAACCGCGGGTTGGATGTCAACGCCGAGACGATACGGTTGCCGAGTTTTCGCGCGATTTCGCTATCGGGCGGGAGCTGCTCGTTGCGCTTGACCATGGCCGACTGCGCGCCCGCGGTGGAACGGCCATCTTCCCATTCGCTGGCGTCCATGATGCGGCGGAACTCCGCTACATCATTTTTGCTCAGGACGCCTTCTATGCATGTCAGCATGGCACCTCGCTATTGCCCCATCAGTAGCGCGCCGAAAGAACCAGATAGGCGGCGCGTCCGGGGGCCTCCAGCACGAACGGCGTCGCGCTCTGGTACAGCGCGTCGTAGTAACGTTTGTCGAAGATGTTGTTGACGAACAGCTTCACGGTCCAGTGCTTGTCGATCTTCGCCTCGGCGAAGGCGTCGAAGCGCCAGTAGCCGGGGATCGACGTGCCCTGATTCGCCGCGAGCAACGTGCCGCCATAGATTTGCGAGCGATACACCGCCTGCCCGCCAAACTCCCAGACGTCGGTGAGCTGGTACTTCGTCAACATGCTGAACGACTGATGCGCGACGTTGGCGAGCGGACGCCCGACATTGGTCGCATAGAGCGACGGCTGCGGCGAAGGCGCGAGCGACTTCGTCACCTCCGACTGCATCAGGACGAGACCGCCGAACACGCTCCATTTGTCGGTGATCTTGCCGCCGATGCCGAGGTCGATGCCGCGGATGCGGTAGGCGCCGCCGGCCGTGAGACAGGAGATGCTGCCTGTCGTTCCGGTCGGATAGGAACATCCCAGCGCGCTTGCAGCTGCCTGGCTGCTGACGTTCTGCGCTTCACGCGCGTTCTCTTTCTCGGTCTGGAACAGCGCCGCGGTCAGCAGCAGATGACGATCGAACAGCTCCCATTTGGTGCCTAGCTCGATCGCCTTGTTCTTCTCCGGTCCGAAGATCTGGGTGTTGGCGCCGTTGAGAACGGGCGAAAGTCCGCCATAGGCCGTGCTCGTGCCGTCAAACTCCGCACCCACCGGATTCGACGACGTTGCGTAGGCCGCATAGACGCTGCCATTCGGCAGCGGCTTCAGGGTCACACCGAGGTTGAAGTTAGGTAGTCCAAACTCGGCGCTCTGGGTGCCGAACGCCTGCGTTGTGCCGATGTTGCCGTAGCCGCTGGTCTTGACGGTGTAGTCGTCGTAGCGGATGCCGCCATTGAGAATGAGGAGATCGCGGTAGTTCGCGCTATCCATCGCATAGACGCTCTTGGTGTCGACCGAAAGATTGGTCGGCGCTCCCAGCATCCTCGGGCTGTCGAACGTGTTGAGGAAAGTGTATTGCGGTGCGAACACGCTGACTCCAGACGTGGAGCCGCCCGGGGTGAACGACGGACCGGTCGTGACTTCCGAATTCAGTCCGGCGTACTTGTCGATGAAGGACGTCTCGCGCGAAATCTCGATGCCGCCGAGTGCCGTATGCCTGAAGCCGCCAGTGTCGAACTTGTAGGTCGCCTCGCTCTGGTTGGCGACGACGCTGGTCACCTGATAACGGCTCTGCGGGTTGGCGGTGACGGTCGCGGCCGAAAGCGGAATGGTGGCGATTGGTGATTCCGCCAACGTTCCGATGTAGTCGTTCACGGAACGCGACACGCGGATCTTGTCGCTGAGCATGAGATCGGGCGTCATGTAGACCTCGGAGTTGATCGTCCCGATGTCCTGCTTGACCTTGAAGAAGTCGCGATTGACGAAGCCGTAGAAATTATTGCGGTTGGAGCCGAAATCCGGGAATGGACCGCCGGCGGTCGAGCTGTAGAGATTACCCGCAGCCGGAGATCCCGGCCGATAGTACGGCACGCCGAAATCCGGGATGCCGTGCAGGTAGGTGTGGACGTAGTCTGCCGTCACCTTGACCGCATCGACCGGCTTCCAGGTCGTGGCAACGAACGCGCCACTGCGATCATCGGTCACGAAGTCGCGGCCCGCCACACCCGCGTCCTGGAACAGGCCGCCGGCACGTATCGCCAAAGTCGGGCTGATCACCTGGTTGACGTCGAGCGTCACCCGCTTGGTCTTGTCGGTGCCAAACGAGGTGTCCATGTTGTAGAAGCTCTTCTCCGTCGTCGCCCGCTTGGTGACGATGTTGATCGCACCGCCGGTAGTGCCGCGCCCGGCGAAGGACGAGCCGGGGCCGCGCAAGATCTCGACCTGCTCGGTGAAGAAGTTTTCGCGGACGCTGACGCCGGGATCGCGCACGCCATCGATGAAGATGTCATTGCGGGCATCGAAGCCGCGGATGAAGAAGCGGTCGCCGAAGGCGTTTCCGCCTTCTCCCGTGCCCAAGGTCACACCGGCAGTGCTCAGGATCGCCTGCTTCAGCGTCGTGGCGTTCTTGTCCTCGAGCACTTCCTTGCTCAGCACGGTGATCGACTTCGGCGTGTCGACCAGCTTTTCCGGGAATTTGCCGCCGGCCTGAACGTGATCGACCTTGTACGGTGCGGCGGGATCGGCATACGGATTGCGGTCGGCAGCCGGTGCGCTCGCGTTGACCGCCGGCGTCTGCGCCGCCTGCTGCTGCGCCGCGCGTCGCAGCGCGTTGCGCGCGCGGACCTGGTCGGATGACGGCTTCGAGGCTGCGGGACGTGGACGCTCGACGGGCGCATCGACTGTCACCGGCGGCAAGCTCGACTGCTGCGCCTGCGCCCCGCTCGAGACTGACGCCGCCGCGATCAAGCCCGCGACCGCCGAGACCCTCCTGCCCGAACCGACCGCGGAGTTTTCATCGAACGCTGCGAGCGAACGCAGTGACTTCGGTGCAACCACCTGCCCCATTACAACTTCCCATTTCTTGTTCGCTCATTTGACTTCATTGCGATGAGCGATGGGGGTGTTGGTATCGGCCGCAAAATAGCGGGTCAATGCGAGCAGCCCGCGAGAGCCCTTGAATAGGTCCAGATCAAAGCGATTCTAATCTGAAGTTTGAAATCGTTCTAAGTTGGATTTGGAGTCGTTCTAAAGCAACGCGACGTTTTCATCGGGATGGTCCGTCCTTCGGCCGTTAGTCGCTGCTCGGCGGCTTCATCAGCGAGAACAATTCGTCGATGCTCTGCTGTGCAATTGCGCGTACGCGATCGGTGTTGTCCATGCCGGCGATGTTGACGCCCTTGACGACGGCTTTGATCTCGTCGCGGAAGTCGGTGAGGAAGCGCACGGGGTCGCGCTGCTCGTTGGCGACGCGGGCGATGAGTCCCGTGATCAGAATCTGACACGCGATCAGCTTGGCGTTCAGCTCGTCCATCTCGCACTCCCGTTGTGGCGGCGTTGATATGAAGGAGAGTGGTTTTGCTGACAACCGAAACGCAGCGCCGCCGGTTTAGAACCGTTCTCGTCAAGGCAAATCTGTCTCTTCTCGGGAAGCGCGTCCGCTCGCTTCGCGCGTTTCTCCGCTCACGCGGTCTGCGAGCACTGCCTAGGTTTTGCACGCTGCTCGCTCAGAAAGGAAAAATGCAACGCTGCACACAGTCGCGCCAAACCACTGCCTCCGGGGTGCAAAGCTTTCCAATTGTTTAGTATTCTCAACGGATAGTGCTGTTTACACCGGAACTTGGCGTGTATTATACAAGCCGTCTTGGAACCCTTTGATAGCCCCACAATTCGTTGTTTTGGGCCTACAAGCCGATACGATCAAAAATGAAAAAGTCACGGCCGATCCTGTGGATTGTCATCATCGCAGCCGTGGCCGGAAGCGGCTATTACGGCTGGCAGCGATTCTCGGCGCTTGAGGCCGGCAAAGCCCAGACCGCGCAGAAGGGTCCGCCGCGGGCGCCCGCGGTGCCGGTCAGCGTATCCCCGGTACAGCAGGTTGACTTCCCGGTCTATCTGACCGGGCTCGGTACCGTGCAGGGCTTCAACACCGTACAAGTCCGGACTCGGGTGGATGGCCAGATCGACAAGATCGCCTTCACCGAGGGCCAGATCGTCAAGCAGGGCGATCTCCTGGTCGAGATCGATCCGCGCCCGTTCCAGGCCGTCCTCGATCAAGCCAAGGCGAAAAAGGCGCAGGACGAGGCCAATCTCGCCAACGCCAATCTCGATCTTCAGCGCTACACCAAGCTCGGCGAATTCGCGACGAGGCAGCAGACCGACACCCAGCGGTCCACGGTTGCCCAGCTCACCGCCCAGATCGCCGCCGACGAGGCGTCCATCTCCAACGCGCAGACCCAGCTCGACTACACACAGGTCAAGGCGCCGATCACCGGCGTGGCCGGACTGCGTCAGGTCGATATCGGCAACATCGTCAATTCCTCGACCCAGACCGGCATCGTCACCATCGCCCAGGTCGAGCCGATCACTGTGATCTTCACCGCGCCGGAAGATCAGCTTCCCTACATCAGCGAGGGCCAGAAGGCTGGCGAGCTCAAGGTGATCGCGTTCACCACCGACGGCAAGAAGACACTTGCCGAGGGCAAGCTTGCGGTCATCAACAATCAGGTGGACACGAGCAGCGGGACTATTCGGCTCAAGGCGGTGTTCGACAACAAGGAACATACGTTGTGGCCGGGGCAATCGGTGTCGACGCGCCTTCTGGTACGCACCCTGAAGGATGCGATCGTCATTCCCGATGACGGGGTCCAGCATTCGACCAACGGCCTCTACGCCTATACCGTCGGCGCAGACAACAAGGCCGAGGTCCACAAGATCAAGGTCAACTACTCCATCGACGGAAAGTCGGTTGTTGAGGAAGGACTTAGTGCTGGGCAGCAAGTGATCACCGGGGGCCAATTCAAGGTGCAGCCCGGAAGTCTCGTCAGCACGGCCGTGGCCAGTTCGGATCCGGCCCAGAACAAGGTTCGACAGGAATGAGCGAAGGCGGGATTTCGGCACCTTTCATCCGTTATCCCATCGGCACTTCGCTGCTGATGGCCGGCATTCTCTTTGTCGGTCTCGTCGCCTATCCCCTGCTGCCGGTCGCGCCGCTGCCGCAGGTGGACTTCCCGACTATCCAGATCACGGCCAATCTGCCGGGCGGCAGCCCCGAGACGATGGCCTCGTCGGTCGCGCAGCCGCTGGAGCGCCAGTTCGCCCAGATTCCCGGCATCGCGCAGATGACCTCGACGAGCTATCTGGGCACCGCGTCGATCACCATCCAATTCGACCTCAACCGCAGCATCGATGGTGCCGCCAACGACGTGCAGGGCGCCATCAACGCCGCCAGCGGCCAGTTGCCCAAGAACCTGCCCTCGCCGCCGACCTACCGCAAGGTGAACCCGGCGGACTCACCGATCCTGCTGCTGTCGGCGACATCGGACACGCTGCCGCTGACCACGGTCAGCGACTCGATCGACGCGCAGCTCGCCCAGCAGATCAGCCAGATCTCCGGCGTGGCGCAGGTGTTCATTGGCGGCCAGCAGAAGCCCTCGGTTCGCGTGCAGATCGACCCGGCAAAACTCGTCGCCAAGGGCCTGTCGCTGGAGGATGTGCGCAGCGCAATCGCGATCACCACGGTCGACAGCCCCAAGGGCAATATCGACGGCGACAAGCGCGCCTACACGATCTACGCGAACGACCAGCTGTTGCAGTCCAAGGACTGGAACGACGTCATCATCGCTTACCGCAACGGCGGACCGTTGCGGATCCGCGATATCGGCCAGGCCGTCACCGGCGCCGAGGATGCGAAGCAGGCGGCCTGGGCCAATGGCAAGCGCGGCGTGTTCCTCGTCGTCTTCAAGCAGCCCGGCGCCAACGTCATCGAGACCGTCGACCGGATCAAGGCGACCCTGCCCCGGCTGGTCGCGGCTATCCCGCCCGCGATCAAGATCGAGGTCATCAGCGACCGCACCACGACCATACGCGCGGCCGTCGAAGACGTGCAGTTCACGCTGCTGCTGACCATCGCTCTCGTCGTCATGGTCATCTTCGTCTTCCTGCGCAGCTTCTGGGCGACCGTCATTCCCGCCATCACGGTTCCGCTGGCGCTGTTGGGCGCCTGCGCGCTGATGTGGGTGTTCGGCTATTCGCTCGACAATCTGTCGCTGATGGCGCTCACCATCGCGGTCGGCTTCGTCGTCGACGACGCCATCGTGATGCTCGAGAACATCACGCGTTACATCGAGGAAGGCGAAAAGCCGCTTGCCGCGGCCTTGAAAGGCTCGAAGGAAATCGGCTTCACCATCGTGTCGATCAGTATCTCGCTGGTCGCGGTGCTGATCCCGCTGCTCCTGATGGGCGGCATCATCGGACGCCTGTTCCGCGAATTCGCCGTCGTGTTGGCGATGACGATCTTCGTCTCGATGTTCGTCTCGCTGACGCTGACGCCGATGATGGCCTCGCGCTTCCTGCGCGCCCATGGCGAGGTGACTCACGGGCGCTTCTACCAATGGAGCGAGCGCGCCTTCGATGCGATGCTGCGCGGCTATGAATCCATTCTGGACCATGCGCTGGCATGGCGGCGCACCACGCTCACGATCTTTTTCGCAACGCTGGCGCTGTCGGTCTACCTCTTCATACTGATCCCGAAGGGGTTCTTCCCGCAGCAGGACGTCGGCCTGATCACCGCCACGTCTGAGGCGTCGCAGGACATTTCTTTCAAGGAGATGGTCAGGCGCCAGGA encodes the following:
- a CDS encoding energy transducer TonB, whose protein sequence is MSDPLIEAKPSRRLWILAALAALVLHLGGAALALANLRSDDGDDGLGANGAEYAVEMTSPKLPETDLPPGPDSEASQFQPQQMQQQAEVKETDLPKDQPQEAEDPDRLVTENDSKKPVEDSTKVAKVETQAVEEMPNAVESARQALDENAREDEKAAAPHQGIGKDARKLTADWGKRISAYFEIHKRYPKDKSKTTTVKLSLVLNRRGNVVSVNVAESSGDPAFDDAAISMVRRSDPVPAPPAELTDDEFSFSLPVNFKKPK
- the exbD gene encoding TonB system transport protein ExbD, producing MGTSIADNDLDDDDFAETHDINVTPFIDVILVLLIIFMVAAPLSTVDLPIDLPTSSATPQKKPDKPTYVSIKPDLTLAIGENPVKRTDLVSSLDGIADMSKDKYVFLRADKVVPYGELMGVMEILRAGGYSRVKLVALEAAPAAAAPSQGAAQP
- the exbB gene encoding tonB-system energizer ExbB codes for the protein MPVAPVAAAPVVSTPAPGAASTDALAVAPPSDDAAGRAPKSTAPGMKELSPWVMFMSADIIVKAVMIGLAFASLATWTIFIAKSIELSVASAKLRSALRKIAEARSLAEAQMAIGAKQGVLPSFLAAALREARMSAGISSDTGIKERATSSFAEIVRAEQRRIRFGMGVLATIGATSPFVGLFGTVWGIMNSFIGISKSQTTNLAVVAPGIAEALLATAIGLVAAIPAVIIYNHFARMTKSYLELVSRASGASARLLSRDLDRSHGSAHSRAAE
- a CDS encoding Fe2+-dependent dioxygenase; translation: MLTCIEGVLSKNDVAEFRRIMDASEWEDGRSTAGAQSAMVKRNEQLPPDSEIARKLGNRIVSALTSNPRFLAAAIPLQIFPPLFNRYAASSGHHFGLHVDNAIRGDRLTGLRIRTDLSVTLFLSEPEEYDGGELVIEDSYGSHQVKLPAGDCVLYPSTSLHLVTPVTRGARVASFFWLQSMIRDDQARSMIFDLDTAIQALMARLGRDDPETVKLTGIYHNLIRYWAEV
- a CDS encoding TonB-dependent receptor — its product is MGQVVAPKSLRSLAAFDENSAVGSGRRVSAVAGLIAAASVSSGAQAQQSSLPPVTVDAPVERPRPAASKPSSDQVRARNALRRAAQQQAAQTPAVNASAPAADRNPYADPAAPYKVDHVQAGGKFPEKLVDTPKSITVLSKEVLEDKNATTLKQAILSTAGVTLGTGEGGNAFGDRFFIRGFDARNDIFIDGVRDPGVSVRENFFTEQVEILRGPGSSFAGRGTTGGAINIVTKRATTEKSFYNMDTSFGTDKTKRVTLDVNQVISPTLAIRAGGLFQDAGVAGRDFVTDDRSGAFVATTWKPVDAVKVTADYVHTYLHGIPDFGVPYYRPGSPAAGNLYSSTAGGPFPDFGSNRNNFYGFVNRDFFKVKQDIGTINSEVYMTPDLMLSDKIRVSRSVNDYIGTLAESPIATIPLSAATVTANPQSRYQVTSVVANQSEATYKFDTGGFRHTALGGIEISRETSFIDKYAGLNSEVTTGPSFTPGGSTSGVSVFAPQYTFLNTFDSPRMLGAPTNLSVDTKSVYAMDSANYRDLLILNGGIRYDDYTVKTSGYGNIGTTQAFGTQSAEFGLPNFNLGVTLKPLPNGSVYAAYATSSNPVGAEFDGTSTAYGGLSPVLNGANTQIFGPEKNKAIELGTKWELFDRHLLLTAALFQTEKENAREAQNVSSQAAASALGCSYPTGTTGSISCLTAGGAYRIRGIDLGIGGKITDKWSVFGGLVLMQSEVTKSLAPSPQPSLYATNVGRPLANVAHQSFSMLTKYQLTDVWEFGGQAVYRSQIYGGTLLAANQGTSIPGYWRFDAFAEAKIDKHWTVKLFVNNIFDKRYYDALYQSATPFVLEAPGRAAYLVLSARY
- a CDS encoding efflux RND transporter periplasmic adaptor subunit, with protein sequence MKKSRPILWIVIIAAVAGSGYYGWQRFSALEAGKAQTAQKGPPRAPAVPVSVSPVQQVDFPVYLTGLGTVQGFNTVQVRTRVDGQIDKIAFTEGQIVKQGDLLVEIDPRPFQAVLDQAKAKKAQDEANLANANLDLQRYTKLGEFATRQQTDTQRSTVAQLTAQIAADEASISNAQTQLDYTQVKAPITGVAGLRQVDIGNIVNSSTQTGIVTIAQVEPITVIFTAPEDQLPYISEGQKAGELKVIAFTTDGKKTLAEGKLAVINNQVDTSSGTIRLKAVFDNKEHTLWPGQSVSTRLLVRTLKDAIVIPDDGVQHSTNGLYAYTVGADNKAEVHKIKVNYSIDGKSVVEEGLSAGQQVITGGQFKVQPGSLVSTAVASSDPAQNKVRQE
- a CDS encoding multidrug efflux RND transporter permease subunit encodes the protein MSEGGISAPFIRYPIGTSLLMAGILFVGLVAYPLLPVAPLPQVDFPTIQITANLPGGSPETMASSVAQPLERQFAQIPGIAQMTSTSYLGTASITIQFDLNRSIDGAANDVQGAINAASGQLPKNLPSPPTYRKVNPADSPILLLSATSDTLPLTTVSDSIDAQLAQQISQISGVAQVFIGGQQKPSVRVQIDPAKLVAKGLSLEDVRSAIAITTVDSPKGNIDGDKRAYTIYANDQLLQSKDWNDVIIAYRNGGPLRIRDIGQAVTGAEDAKQAAWANGKRGVFLVVFKQPGANVIETVDRIKATLPRLVAAIPPAIKIEVISDRTTTIRAAVEDVQFTLLLTIALVVMVIFVFLRSFWATVIPAITVPLALLGACALMWVFGYSLDNLSLMALTIAVGFVVDDAIVMLENITRYIEEGEKPLAAALKGSKEIGFTIVSISISLVAVLIPLLLMGGIIGRLFREFAVVLAMTIFVSMFVSLTLTPMMASRFLRAHGEVTHGRFYQWSERAFDAMLRGYESILDHALAWRRTTLTIFFATLALSVYLFILIPKGFFPQQDVGLITATSEASQDISFKEMVRRQEKLGTIIMADPDVASIAMAIGGSGRAGNNGNLFITLKPRNQRGASAQEIIARLRPKFDKVEGARLYMQAAQDVRLGGRPTRTQFEFTLQDADLGELNEWAPKILAKMQTLSELRDVATDQQTQGTTVQLKINRDTASRYGIQPQLIDDTLYDAFGQRQVAQYFTQLNSYHVILEILPEMQGSLDSLNKLYLKSPLTGDQVPLSTFATWTTDPVRPLSISHQGQFPAITISFNLAQGVALGQATQAVQKAMADLGAPATLNSSFQGTAQAFQQSLGTVPLLILAALVVVYLILGILYESYIHPITILSTLPSAGVGALLILMAAGFDFSLIALIGIILLIGIVKKNGIMMVDFAIAAERDEHKTPAESIRQAAILRFRPIMMTTMAALLGGVPLMLGHGTGAEIRQPLGYAMVGGLIVSQALTLFTTPVVYLYLDELSNWFSGWGRSGEDEGHDAAEQGTVKEAAE